A part of Pantoea vagans genomic DNA contains:
- the uspE gene encoding universal stress protein UspE, whose amino-acid sequence MSQYQNILVAIDAQQDDQPALRRAVYLNQRIGGRIKAFLPIYDFSYEMTTLLSPDERASMRQGVISQRTEWIREQARAYLDAGVEIDIKVIWHNRPFEAIIQEVLAHQHDLVLKMAHQHDRLESVIFTPTDWHLLRKCPCPVWMVKDQPWPEGGKAIVAVNLASEEPHHDGLNQKLIRETVKLAEKVNQTEVHLVGAYPITPINIAIELPDFDPSVYNDAIRGQHLVAMKALRQKFSIGEEFTHVAKGLPEEVIPDLAAHLGAGVVVLGTIGRTGLSAAFLGNTAEQVIDHLRCDLLALKPDDFKSPIDLDDEEDEED is encoded by the coding sequence ATGTCCCAGTACCAAAATATTCTGGTCGCCATCGATGCCCAGCAAGACGATCAGCCCGCGCTGCGACGTGCGGTCTATCTGAATCAACGCATTGGCGGAAGGATTAAAGCTTTCCTGCCTATCTACGATTTCTCATATGAGATGACCACCCTGCTTTCGCCTGACGAACGCGCGTCGATGCGCCAGGGCGTCATCAGCCAGCGCACTGAATGGATCCGTGAGCAGGCCCGCGCTTATCTGGATGCCGGTGTCGAAATTGACATCAAAGTGATCTGGCACAACCGCCCTTTTGAGGCCATCATTCAGGAAGTGCTTGCCCATCAGCACGACCTGGTGCTGAAGATGGCGCATCAGCATGACCGGCTTGAATCGGTGATCTTCACGCCGACCGACTGGCATCTGCTGCGTAAATGCCCGTGCCCGGTCTGGATGGTCAAAGATCAGCCGTGGCCGGAAGGCGGTAAAGCCATTGTCGCGGTCAATCTTGCCAGTGAAGAACCACATCACGATGGCCTGAATCAGAAGCTGATTCGTGAAACTGTCAAACTGGCAGAAAAAGTGAATCAAACCGAAGTTCACCTGGTCGGTGCTTACCCGATAACCCCTATCAACATCGCTATCGAACTGCCGGACTTTGATCCCAGTGTCTATAACGATGCGATTCGTGGTCAGCATCTGGTGGCGATGAAAGCGCTGCGGCAGAAGTTCTCGATTGGTGAAGAGTTCACCCATGTGGCTAAAGGCCTGCCGGAAGAAGTCATCCCGGATCTGGCTGCGCATCTCGGTGCGGGTGTGGTGGTATTAGGTACCATAGGACGCACCGGCCTGTCGGCAGCCTTCCTGGGTAATACGGCGGAACAGGTGATTGATCATCTGCGCTGCGATCTGCTGGCGCTTAAGCCTGACGATTTCAAATCGCCGATTGACCTGGATGACGAAGAGGATGAGGAGGATTGA
- a CDS encoding FNR family transcription factor encodes MIPEKRSIRRIQSGGCAIHCQDCSISQLCIPFTLNEHELDQLDNIIERKKPIQKGQTLFKAGDELKSLYAIRSGTIKSYTITEQGDEQITGFHLAGDLVGFDAIMGSSHPSFAQALETAMVCEIPFETLDDLSGKMPALRQQMMRLMSGEIKGDQDMILLLSKKNAEERLAAFIWNLSRRFGQRGFSQREFRLTMTRGDIGNYLGLTVETISRLLGRFQKSGMLAVKGKYITIENHALLEELAGQSHQAA; translated from the coding sequence ATGATCCCTGAAAAACGCAGCATTCGTCGTATTCAGTCGGGCGGTTGTGCCATTCACTGCCAGGATTGCAGCATCAGTCAGCTCTGCATCCCCTTCACGTTAAATGAACATGAGCTGGATCAGCTCGACAATATCATTGAGCGTAAAAAACCGATCCAGAAAGGGCAAACCCTTTTCAAAGCAGGCGACGAACTGAAATCTCTGTATGCGATTCGTTCCGGCACGATCAAAAGTTACACTATTACCGAACAGGGTGATGAGCAAATCACCGGTTTTCATCTGGCGGGCGATTTAGTCGGCTTTGATGCCATCATGGGTTCCAGCCATCCCAGCTTTGCGCAGGCGCTGGAAACGGCAATGGTCTGTGAAATTCCGTTTGAAACCCTGGATGACCTGTCAGGAAAAATGCCTGCCCTGCGTCAGCAGATGATGCGTCTGATGAGCGGTGAAATCAAAGGCGATCAGGATATGATCCTGCTGCTGTCGAAGAAAAATGCCGAAGAGCGCCTGGCGGCGTTTATCTGGAACCTGTCCCGTCGTTTCGGCCAGCGCGGTTTTTCACAGCGTGAATTCCGCCTCACCATGACGCGTGGTGACATTGGTAATTACCTGGGCCTGACGGTTGAAACCATTAGCCGCCTGCTGGGTCGTTTCCAGAAGTCCGGCATGCTGGCGGTGAAAGGCAAATACATCACTATTGAAAACCACGCCCTGCTGGAAGAGTTAGCCGGTCAGAGCCATCAGGCCGCCTGA
- the smrA gene encoding DNA endonuclease SmrA yields MNLDDNDLFRDAMGDVTPLKDTTTTLWLKSPSTKAPRKPPGETEQENFLTRGYLEIVPLNTPLEYKADGIQQGILDKLRRGEYKLDASLNLLRQPVETCRQALFSFMMQAQKQDLRNLLIIHGKGRDDESHANIVRSYLARWLQQFDDVQTFCVAQTRHGGAGALYVGLRKSDKARLENRERHAKRSR; encoded by the coding sequence ATGAACCTTGATGATAACGATCTCTTTCGGGATGCCATGGGCGATGTCACGCCGTTAAAAGACACCACCACAACCTTATGGCTTAAGTCGCCCTCAACTAAAGCACCACGCAAACCGCCAGGAGAAACAGAGCAGGAGAATTTCCTGACACGGGGTTATCTGGAGATTGTCCCGCTTAACACACCGCTGGAGTATAAAGCCGACGGCATACAGCAGGGTATTCTGGATAAACTGCGTCGAGGTGAGTACAAACTGGATGCCAGTCTCAACCTGTTGCGGCAACCGGTAGAGACCTGCCGTCAGGCCCTGTTCAGCTTCATGATGCAGGCGCAAAAGCAGGACTTACGAAATCTGCTCATTATTCATGGCAAGGGCCGTGATGACGAATCCCATGCCAATATCGTGCGCAGCTATCTGGCGCGCTGGTTACAGCAGTTTGATGACGTACAGACCTTTTGCGTGGCCCAGACCCGCCATGGTGGAGCCGGGGCGCTCTATGTGGGATTGCGGAAAAGCGATAAGGCGCGCCTTGAAAACCGCGAGCGGCATGCCAAACGCAGCCGCTAG
- a CDS encoding LysR substrate-binding domain-containing protein, with product MEKNILFNQRIRLRHLHTFVAVAQQGTLGRAAETLSLSQPALSKTLNELEELTGVRLFERGRLGAQLTTMGEQFLTHAVRVLDALNHAGQSFNEQPGDAPVIIRLGALTTAAMGMLPRILDRFHQLQPNTTIQVATLHNNVLLAGLRGGEFDIGIGRMADSDMMTGLTYELLFLESLKLVVRPEHPLLSDNVTLSRAMQWPVVISPEGTAPRRIAQQMLDEQGCTLPPHCIETSSTSLARQLALRYDYIWFVPSGAIKEDLSHNAVCALPINSSGPGEPVGIITRTGAELSLSAEVLMSTIRKFHS from the coding sequence ATGGAAAAAAATATCCTTTTCAATCAGCGCATTCGCTTGCGCCATCTACATACCTTTGTTGCGGTAGCGCAGCAAGGCACACTGGGCCGTGCGGCAGAGACGCTAAGCCTGAGTCAGCCTGCCCTGTCCAAAACCCTGAATGAGCTGGAAGAGCTGACGGGCGTGCGACTGTTTGAGCGTGGCCGCCTGGGCGCTCAGCTCACCACGATGGGAGAACAGTTTCTGACCCATGCTGTGCGGGTGCTTGACGCACTGAATCATGCCGGACAGAGCTTTAATGAGCAGCCGGGTGATGCGCCGGTGATTATCCGGCTGGGTGCATTAACCACCGCCGCAATGGGTATGCTGCCACGTATCCTTGATCGTTTTCATCAGCTGCAGCCTAACACCACCATTCAGGTGGCGACGCTGCATAACAATGTGTTACTGGCGGGGTTACGCGGCGGCGAGTTTGACATCGGCATTGGCCGGATGGCGGACAGCGACATGATGACCGGGCTGACCTATGAGCTGCTGTTTCTGGAGTCCCTGAAGCTGGTAGTAAGACCTGAACATCCGCTTTTAAGTGACAACGTCACGCTGTCGCGGGCAATGCAGTGGCCGGTGGTGATTTCCCCCGAGGGCACCGCACCGCGCCGGATTGCGCAGCAGATGCTGGATGAACAAGGCTGTACGCTGCCACCCCACTGCATTGAAACATCATCGACTTCACTGGCGCGTCAGCTGGCACTCCGCTACGACTACATCTGGTTCGTGCCGTCCGGCGCGATTAAAGAGGATCTCAGCCATAACGCGGTCTGTGCGCTGCCGATTAACTCCTCCGGGCCAGGCGAGCCGGTGGGCATCATTACCCGGACCGGCGCCGAGCTGAGTCTGAGTGCCGAAGTGTTAATGTCCACCATTCGTAAGTTTCACAGCTAG
- a CDS encoding MFS transporter, with protein MTSIGAVDVRQLINQQSLSHWQKRLIALCFIVVALDGMDIAIMGFIAPTLKAAWGVTNHQLGVVISAALIGLALGAMVAGPLADRYGRRMMIILSVFFFGLWTLATALSQNIEQMMLFRFLTGLGLGAAMPNVGTLVAEYAPERRRAFIITVVFCGFTFGAASGGFAASWLLPRYNWHSVLLLGGILPLLVLPFLIRGLPESVRFLISRGAPAARIHAILERMMPGKTAPDCAFHAPEATLPAGGAISTVLSRRYLFGSTMLWGGYFMGLFMVYLIGSWLPSLVNTLGMSVTEAAIITAMYQAGGTLGSLFAGWMMDRFNANLALAAIYGCGGLFIVALGFSPAEVGMMSAIAFCSGFCFNGANTGMNALSASYYPTHARATGSSWMHGVGRIGAILSAFVGAEMMSLGWSFSVIFLLLAIPAVITTLMLLLKNRYGFKPITDS; from the coding sequence TTGACCAGCATCGGGGCGGTAGATGTCCGCCAGCTTATCAACCAGCAGAGCCTGAGCCACTGGCAAAAACGGCTCATTGCGCTCTGTTTTATTGTGGTGGCACTCGATGGCATGGACATTGCGATCATGGGATTTATTGCGCCAACGCTTAAAGCTGCATGGGGCGTAACCAATCACCAGCTCGGGGTCGTCATCAGCGCAGCATTGATCGGGCTGGCGCTGGGTGCCATGGTGGCGGGGCCGCTGGCTGACCGCTATGGCCGTCGCATGATGATTATCCTCAGCGTTTTCTTTTTTGGTCTCTGGACACTGGCAACAGCGCTGTCTCAGAACATCGAACAGATGATGCTGTTCCGCTTCCTGACCGGTCTGGGACTCGGTGCGGCAATGCCCAACGTCGGCACGCTGGTGGCGGAATATGCGCCTGAGCGGAGACGGGCTTTCATTATTACTGTCGTGTTCTGTGGCTTTACCTTTGGTGCCGCCAGCGGCGGATTTGCCGCGTCCTGGCTGTTACCACGCTATAACTGGCACTCGGTGTTGCTGCTGGGCGGCATTCTGCCGCTGCTGGTGTTGCCCTTTTTAATCCGTGGCCTGCCGGAGTCAGTGCGGTTTCTTATCAGTCGTGGCGCACCCGCTGCCCGCATTCACGCTATCCTCGAACGGATGATGCCGGGCAAAACCGCGCCCGATTGTGCATTTCACGCGCCTGAAGCGACATTACCCGCAGGCGGCGCGATTAGCACGGTGCTGTCGCGCCGCTATCTGTTTGGCAGCACAATGCTGTGGGGCGGCTATTTCATGGGGCTGTTCATGGTCTACCTGATTGGCAGCTGGCTGCCATCTCTGGTGAATACCCTGGGCATGTCGGTCACCGAAGCGGCGATAATCACCGCCATGTATCAGGCAGGCGGAACGCTGGGCTCACTCTTTGCGGGCTGGATGATGGATCGCTTCAACGCCAACCTGGCGCTGGCCGCGATCTACGGCTGCGGCGGACTGTTTATTGTGGCACTTGGCTTCTCGCCCGCCGAAGTAGGCATGATGAGCGCGATCGCCTTTTGCAGCGGCTTCTGTTTTAACGGTGCCAATACCGGCATGAATGCCTTATCTGCCAGCTACTATCCTACTCACGCACGCGCCACGGGCTCCAGCTGGATGCATGGCGTGGGTCGCATCGGCGCAATTCTGAGCGCCTTCGTGGGGGCAGAGATGATGTCACTCGGCTGGTCTTTCAGCGTTATTTTTCTGCTGCTGGCGATACCGGCTGTGATCACCACCCTGATGCTGCTGTTAAAAAACCGCTACGGCTTTAAGCCGATCACAGATTCGTGA
- a CDS encoding VOC family protein: MDKFLSADLIRTRFSQAMSAMYQQEVPQYGTLMQLVATVNERTLEADIALKDRLTAADEISRLSLERHGAIRVGTADELTTLRQLFAVMGMSPVGYYDLSQAGVPVHSTAFRPVTDAALRRNPFRVFTSLLRPELIDDPALREKAAEILAARDIFTSRCRALLQLHEQQGGLTDAQATEFVTEALETFRWHAHSSVDSQTYQALNQQHRLIADVVCFPGCHINHLTPRTLDIDRVQQLMPSRGIDPKTLIEGPPRRQVPILLRQTSFKALEEPIIFKDGHQGTHTARFGEIEQRGAALTLAGRALYDRLLSEAGSGQDNQQHQQHLAAIFRDFPDDETTLRQQGLAWFHYRLSEKGVATPPDKGEALEDLIRQGRVLADPIVYEDFLPVSAAGIFQSNLGDRAQVRSAGQASRQAFEAALGCAVLDEMALYEERQQRSLAQCGIQTA; the protein is encoded by the coding sequence ATGGACAAGTTTCTCAGTGCGGATCTCATCCGCACCCGTTTCTCTCAGGCGATGTCAGCGATGTATCAGCAGGAGGTGCCGCAATATGGCACGCTGATGCAGCTGGTCGCCACCGTCAACGAGCGCACGCTGGAAGCCGATATCGCGCTCAAAGATCGTCTCACCGCCGCGGATGAAATTAGCCGGCTCAGCCTTGAACGTCACGGCGCAATCCGCGTTGGCACGGCAGACGAATTAACTACGCTGCGGCAGCTGTTTGCGGTGATGGGGATGTCCCCGGTAGGCTATTACGATCTCTCTCAGGCGGGTGTGCCGGTGCACTCCACGGCGTTCCGGCCAGTCACCGATGCGGCGCTGCGGCGTAATCCTTTCCGGGTCTTTACCTCGCTATTACGTCCTGAACTGATCGACGATCCCGCGCTGCGTGAAAAGGCGGCTGAGATCCTGGCCGCACGCGACATTTTCACTTCCCGTTGCCGGGCGCTGCTGCAGCTACATGAGCAGCAGGGCGGATTAACTGACGCTCAGGCTACCGAATTTGTTACCGAAGCACTGGAAACCTTCCGCTGGCACGCCCACAGCAGCGTGGACAGTCAGACCTATCAGGCCCTGAACCAGCAGCATCGCTTGATCGCAGATGTCGTCTGCTTTCCCGGCTGCCACATCAACCATCTCACCCCGCGTACGCTCGATATCGACCGCGTCCAGCAACTGATGCCGTCGCGCGGCATCGATCCGAAAACGCTGATCGAGGGGCCGCCGCGTCGTCAGGTGCCGATTCTGCTGCGCCAGACCAGTTTCAAAGCGCTGGAGGAGCCGATCATCTTTAAGGACGGGCATCAGGGCACCCACACAGCGCGCTTCGGTGAAATTGAGCAGCGCGGCGCGGCGCTGACGCTTGCAGGGCGTGCGCTCTACGATCGACTGCTCAGCGAGGCGGGCAGTGGTCAGGACAATCAGCAGCATCAGCAGCATCTGGCGGCCATTTTCCGTGACTTCCCCGACGACGAGACCACACTACGCCAGCAGGGGCTGGCCTGGTTCCACTATCGCCTGAGTGAAAAGGGCGTCGCGACACCGCCGGACAAGGGTGAAGCGCTGGAGGATCTGATCAGACAGGGACGTGTGCTGGCAGACCCGATCGTCTATGAGGATTTTCTGCCCGTCAGCGCGGCAGGGATTTTTCAGTCCAACCTCGGCGATCGGGCGCAGGTCCGTTCGGCGGGACAGGCGAGCCGGCAGGCGTTTGAAGCGGCGCTGGGCTGTGCGGTACTGGATGAGATGGCATTGTACGAAGAGCGCCAGCAGCGCTCGCTGGCGCAGTGCGGAATACAGACGGCCTGA
- a CDS encoding carboxylesterase/lipase family protein: MKNETGLRIMTAEGELRGCMDDDLFVFKGIPYAAAPVGALRWRPPQPVTPWQQMRDATAFGAAGWQNRTYCQAVGGGDPGEFSEDCLYLNVWTPDVAPSKPLPVMVWLHGGGFTIGAGGLAPYNGKPLASRGAVVVTLNYRLGHLGFFSHPALDAEYPAAGTVNNFGLLDQIAALQWVQRNIPAFGGDRRNVTLFGESSGARSVLSLCCSPLAEGLFHKGIVQSAYSLPDTPLKKARQHGLAVARHFGLPPDASADDLRALPADAFWPLEGQLAIPPVPIAGDAVLPEPMLKTFMAGKQHRLPLMAGSNSDEASVLEYFGVDATAVLHQLRDKNRLTYRTLKWMYDIHDDQLLGRAVARDMAFSLVPWLVMRAQHNAGMPGWRYWFDYVSEHARDLYPHGTWHGNEVPYVLNTLSQMPDPNEARPFSEADRAFAARVSEYWFTFARDATEYKHQLEGEVIWPAWHPGNDVTMSLGDEHKNGLVLKRNFMRARMRLFRLLMTRMVRL, from the coding sequence ATGAAAAACGAAACAGGTCTGAGGATCATGACGGCCGAGGGGGAGTTGCGTGGATGCATGGACGATGACCTTTTCGTATTCAAAGGCATACCTTATGCGGCGGCTCCGGTTGGCGCACTGCGCTGGCGTCCGCCACAGCCGGTCACGCCCTGGCAGCAGATGCGCGATGCCACCGCATTTGGGGCTGCCGGCTGGCAAAATCGCACATACTGTCAGGCGGTGGGCGGTGGCGATCCCGGTGAGTTTAGTGAAGATTGCCTCTACCTGAATGTCTGGACACCCGATGTTGCGCCGTCAAAGCCGTTGCCCGTAATGGTGTGGCTGCACGGTGGAGGCTTCACCATCGGTGCTGGCGGGCTGGCTCCGTACAACGGCAAGCCGCTGGCTTCACGTGGTGCGGTGGTGGTTACGCTGAACTACCGTCTGGGTCACCTCGGTTTCTTCTCCCATCCTGCGCTGGATGCAGAATACCCTGCTGCGGGTACGGTAAATAATTTTGGCCTGCTCGATCAGATTGCCGCACTGCAGTGGGTGCAGCGCAACATTCCAGCTTTTGGCGGCGACCGCCGTAATGTGACACTTTTCGGTGAATCCTCTGGTGCGCGCAGCGTGCTCTCGCTTTGCTGTTCGCCGCTGGCAGAAGGGCTGTTCCACAAAGGGATCGTGCAAAGCGCCTATAGCCTGCCGGATACGCCGCTGAAAAAAGCGCGTCAGCATGGCTTGGCAGTGGCGCGCCATTTCGGCCTGCCGCCCGATGCCAGCGCGGATGACCTGCGCGCACTGCCCGCCGATGCCTTCTGGCCGCTTGAGGGGCAACTGGCGATCCCGCCGGTGCCGATTGCCGGTGATGCCGTTCTGCCCGAGCCGATGCTGAAAACCTTCATGGCTGGCAAACAGCACCGTCTGCCGCTGATGGCGGGCAGTAACAGTGATGAAGCCAGCGTGCTGGAATATTTTGGTGTGGATGCCACCGCGGTATTGCATCAGCTGCGTGATAAAAACCGGCTCACCTATCGGACGCTGAAATGGATGTATGACATCCATGACGATCAGTTGCTGGGACGTGCCGTGGCGCGTGATATGGCCTTCAGCCTGGTGCCGTGGCTGGTGATGCGGGCGCAGCACAATGCCGGTATGCCGGGCTGGCGCTACTGGTTCGATTATGTTTCTGAACATGCTCGCGATCTTTATCCTCATGGCACCTGGCACGGCAACGAAGTGCCTTATGTCCTGAACACCCTGAGTCAGATGCCGGATCCCAATGAAGCGCGGCCATTCAGTGAAGCCGATCGCGCTTTTGCGGCCCGTGTCAGCGAATACTGGTTTACTTTCGCCCGTGACGCTACGGAATATAAGCATCAGCTTGAAGGCGAGGTTATCTGGCCAGCCTGGCATCCCGGCAATGACGTGACAATGTCACTTGGGGATGAGCATAAAAACGGACTGGTTCTGAAACGAAACTTTATGCGCGCCCGCATGCGGCTTTTCAGGCTGTTGATGACGCGTATGGTCCGGCTATAG
- a CDS encoding methyl-accepting chemotaxis protein, with translation MGMLKNFTIRAVMLTILGLFCLLWSGVGLYSIHSLGALSEGNDVDRHLVEQMTVLSKGNDQYFRVITRLSRVMEGKAAGKTLTDEAYAPVQQALDSMTQQLARFKQLAPGPMNPDVVDGVIQSWQKLLDEGVTPQLQLARQASPDAYRQQANNVTPPLSRAFGISAEKFNQGAAEKLDKTRVEVDHLTAMTKTIITITVIIGLLILLFTDRYLVAMLVRPLESIRTHFAVIATGDLSQPVADFGRNCVGKLVPLLSAMQDSLREAVSAIRSGTENISRGAAEISAGNNDLSSRTEEQAAALEQTAASMEQLTATVKFNADNARQASLLAETATTTAQRGGQLVSEVVSTMDGISGSSKKIAEITNVINGIAFQTNILALNAAVEAARAGEQGRGFAVVASEVRNLAQRSANAAKEIATLIEDSVQRVGKGAELVSTTGGTMNNILKSVQDVDAIMKQIASASEEQSKGISQVGTAVTEMDSVTQQNASLVEEVSAAASALALQTEALQASVSKFRLSSNRPVSPSVSNTPAAPKAPALSAPQAKPADNGDWVTF, from the coding sequence ATGGGAATGCTCAAAAATTTTACCATTCGCGCAGTGATGCTCACGATTCTGGGGCTGTTCTGTTTACTGTGGAGCGGCGTCGGGCTGTACAGCATCCACTCGCTTGGTGCGCTCAGCGAAGGCAATGACGTTGACCGTCATCTGGTTGAGCAAATGACGGTGCTGAGCAAAGGCAACGATCAATATTTTCGCGTCATCACGCGCCTGTCCCGCGTGATGGAAGGCAAAGCCGCGGGTAAAACGCTGACCGATGAGGCCTATGCTCCTGTGCAGCAGGCGCTGGATAGCATGACTCAGCAACTGGCGCGCTTTAAACAACTGGCTCCCGGTCCGATGAATCCGGACGTCGTCGATGGCGTCATTCAGAGCTGGCAAAAGCTGCTTGATGAGGGCGTGACGCCACAACTGCAACTGGCCCGTCAGGCCTCACCGGACGCATATCGCCAGCAGGCGAACAATGTCACCCCGCCGCTCAGTCGTGCCTTTGGCATCAGCGCAGAGAAGTTTAACCAGGGCGCAGCCGAAAAGCTGGACAAAACCCGGGTTGAAGTCGACCACCTCACCGCGATGACCAAGACGATTATTACCATCACGGTGATTATTGGCCTGCTGATTCTGCTGTTTACCGACCGCTATCTGGTGGCGATGCTGGTCCGTCCGCTGGAAAGTATTCGTACCCACTTTGCAGTAATCGCGACAGGCGATCTCAGCCAGCCGGTAGCCGATTTTGGTCGCAACTGTGTCGGTAAACTGGTGCCGCTGCTGAGCGCCATGCAGGATAGTCTGCGTGAAGCGGTCAGCGCCATTCGCAGCGGGACCGAGAATATCTCGCGCGGTGCTGCTGAGATTTCTGCCGGTAATAATGACCTCTCTTCACGTACCGAAGAGCAGGCCGCTGCGCTGGAGCAGACGGCAGCCAGCATGGAGCAGTTGACGGCTACGGTGAAATTCAACGCCGATAACGCCCGCCAGGCCAGCCTGCTGGCAGAAACCGCCACCACCACGGCACAACGTGGCGGTCAGCTGGTGAGTGAAGTGGTCAGCACCATGGATGGCATCTCTGGCAGTTCGAAGAAGATTGCTGAGATTACCAACGTGATTAACGGCATCGCCTTCCAGACCAATATTCTGGCGCTGAACGCCGCGGTCGAAGCGGCACGTGCCGGCGAACAGGGTCGTGGTTTTGCGGTCGTGGCATCTGAAGTACGTAATCTGGCACAGCGCAGCGCTAACGCCGCCAAAGAGATCGCGACGCTGATTGAAGACTCGGTGCAGCGTGTAGGAAAAGGCGCGGAGCTGGTCAGCACGACGGGCGGCACCATGAATAATATTCTGAAGTCGGTGCAGGATGTGGACGCGATTATGAAACAGATCGCTTCTGCGTCGGAAGAGCAGAGCAAGGGTATTTCTCAGGTGGGCACCGCAGTTACCGAGATGGACAGCGTGACGCAGCAGAACGCCTCACTGGTTGAGGAGGTCTCCGCCGCCGCGAGTGCGCTGGCGCTGCAGACTGAAGCGCTGCAGGCCTCTGTGTCGAAGTTCCGCCTTTCCAGCAACCGTCCGGTTTCACCTTCCGTCAGCAATACACCGGCTGCGCCAAAAGCTCCTGCGCTGAGTGCGCCTCAGGCGAAACCTGCTGATAATGGCGACTGGGTGACGTTCTGA
- a CDS encoding LysR family transcriptional regulator, translating into MSRSSLPLNAIHAFLVTARHLNLTHAARELCLTQGAVSRKIAALEQWLGVTLFDRHARGLRLTPQGAALLPELSQGFELMVQASEKVRRSQVSLRLKAPTCAMRWLVPRLMALELHRPELHVALTTTLDHAAQLENFDAAIVYGKPHPDGICLFSESLTPVIAAGQPCPETTAALAAMTFLHPTSDTRDWQCWLQAQQLTLSMKRNQHFATMDLAISAAIQGYGVAIADSNLVESDIASGRLIKPFAGEVKTGAVYSLLQRPAQDAPPFLAELVAWLCRDQNVTQSPLSAGFA; encoded by the coding sequence GTGTCACGCTCATCGCTGCCGCTCAATGCCATTCACGCCTTTCTGGTGACGGCCCGTCACCTTAATCTGACCCATGCTGCCCGCGAACTCTGCCTGACGCAGGGTGCTGTCAGTCGTAAGATTGCCGCACTGGAGCAGTGGCTGGGCGTGACGCTGTTTGACCGCCATGCGCGCGGGCTGCGACTGACCCCGCAGGGTGCCGCGCTGCTGCCTGAACTCAGCCAGGGCTTTGAGCTGATGGTTCAGGCCAGCGAAAAGGTCCGTCGCAGTCAGGTCAGCCTTCGCCTGAAAGCGCCGACCTGTGCCATGCGCTGGCTGGTGCCGCGGCTGATGGCGCTGGAGCTTCACCGCCCTGAACTGCATGTGGCCCTGACCACCACCCTGGATCACGCGGCGCAGCTTGAAAACTTTGATGCGGCGATTGTCTACGGCAAGCCGCATCCTGACGGGATTTGCCTGTTCAGCGAATCGCTGACGCCGGTAATAGCGGCTGGTCAGCCCTGCCCGGAGACGACGGCGGCGCTGGCCGCAATGACCTTTTTGCATCCCACGTCAGACACGCGTGACTGGCAGTGCTGGTTACAGGCGCAGCAGCTAACGCTCAGCATGAAGCGAAACCAGCATTTTGCCACGATGGATTTAGCGATCAGTGCAGCGATTCAGGGGTATGGCGTGGCGATTGCCGACAGCAACCTGGTGGAGAGTGACATCGCCAGCGGCAGGCTGATTAAGCCGTTCGCTGGCGAGGTTAAAACCGGAGCCGTTTACAGTTTACTGCAGCGGCCCGCGCAGGATGCGCCACCGTTCCTCGCGGAGCTAGTGGCGTGGCTCTGCAGGGATCAGAACGTCACCCAGTCGCCATTATCAGCAGGTTTCGCCTGA